The following is a genomic window from Opitutus sp. GAS368.
AGAAATGCGAGGTGAAGTTTTTCCAAACGCTACTTTACTGCGATGAAATGCATGTAGGATGACGCCCTACACGCGTGCGCCGGTGCGGGTGGAGGATTGGCTGCGGGGTTGCGGCCTGTGGCCGGCTGTGCTAGCTATTGCCCCTGAAATTCATGCAAGACTTGGAATTTTCCGAAATCGTCGGGTTGATTTGTAAAGAAGACTCCCGCTTTGACCGCAAGGCCTACAACTTTGTCCGGCAGGCACTTGACCACACCGTCAAGGAGACGAAGCGCAAAAACCCGGAGCGCACCGGCAAGTCGCAGCATGTGACCGGGGCCGAACTCCTCGAAGGCATCCGCGCCTATGCTTTGGAGCAATACGGCCCGCTGACCAAGACCGTCCTCACCACCTGGGGCATCCGCCGCTGCTCCGACTTCGGCGACATTGTCTTCAATCTGATCGAATACAATGTCTTCAGCAAAACCGAGACCGACCGCCGCGAGGATTTTGCGGACATCTACGATTTCGACGAGGCGTTCGTGAAGCCCTTCCAGCCCGCTGCGTCTCGTCGCACGCGCGGTCATTCCGGCGCCGCCTGAGCGGAATACCACGACGAGGTCCCGGGTCTTCAGGAACAGTGGAGTGCGGGCGACCCCGCCCGCTCGAGCCAAGATCCGTCTCCAGCCCGGTCGATAGTTTTACTGTGGATTTGCAGTCCTTCACTTCTTTCCTTCTCTCTCTCATCCCTCCTGATGCCCGCCCAAAAAATGTCCGCCCGTCCCCGCGACCTCGCCTTGTTGGAAAGCCTTTGGCGCGAGCCGGTCGAACGTTACACGCTGCTTAACGGCCTTACCGTCCTGCTGCGGCATGACACCGCCGCGCCGGTCAGTTCGGTGCAGGTGTGGGTGAAGACCGGCAGCACGCACGAGGGCGCGCACCTCGGCGCGGGCCTCTCGCACTACCTTGAGCACATGCTCTTCAAGGGCACGGAGCGCCGCGCCGGCCGCGAGATCTCCGCGACGGTCCAGGCCCACGGCGGCTACATCAATGCCTACACGACCTTTGACCGCACGGTCTACTACATCGACGTGCCGTCCATCCACACGGCCGTGGCCATCGATCTCCTGGCCGACGCCACGCTGCACTCGCTCCTGCCGGCTGAGGAGGTGACCAAGGAGAAGGACGTCATCCTGCGGGAGATCGACATGTGCCTCGACGATCCCGACCAGCGGCTGTCGCAGGCGCTGTTCGAGACGGCCTTCCGCACCCATCCTTACCGCCAGCCCATCATCGGGCACCGCGATGTCTTTGCCGCCAATACCCGCGAGGACCTGCTGGCCTACTACCGCGCCCGCTACGTGCCGAACAACCTCGTGGTGGTCATCGCGGGTGCTTTCGACCCCGTGGCGACGCGCGCGGCCATCGCCGAGCATTTTGGCAAGGCGCCGCGCGTGCGCCTTGCCCCGGTGCTCGTGCCCGACGAACCCGTCCAGCTCTCCCGCCGCGACCAGCATCTGTCCGAGGATGTCCAGGTGTCGCGCGCCGGCCTCGGCTGGCAGATCCCGGGCCTGACCCATCCCGACGCCCCGGCGCTCGACATGCTTGCCATGGTGCTGGGCCATGGCGACAGCTCGCTGCTCTGGCAGGCCATCCGCGAAAAGGCCCGGCTGGTGCACTCGATCGACGCCATGGCCTGGAGCCCGGGCACCAGCGGCCTCTTCTACATTTCCTTCCTCGCCGATCCCGACAAGCGCGTGGCCGCCGAGTCGGCCATCCTCGCCGAGCTGGCGCGCATCGGGCAAAAGGGTATCAGCCCGAAGGCCCTCGCCAAGGCCGTGCGGCAGGCCGTCACCTCCGAGATCAACATGCGCAAGACCATGTCCGGCCAGGCTTCGCGCCTTGGCGCCGGCGAGGTCGTGGTCGGGGACATCAACTACGCGCGAACTTACTTTGAGCGGCTGTTCGCCCTCACGCCGGCCGGCCTGAAAAAGGTGATGCACACCTACCTCGTGCCGGAGAAGCTCACTGTTGTTTCGAGCAACCCGGCGGGTGCGGCCGCCGCACCCGTCCTCCGAGGCCTTGGCGAAGGAGGGTCGTCGCTGGATTTTGAGGAGCTGACGCTGCCCAACGGTGCGCGGCTCCTGTTGCAGCCGAACAAGCACCTGCCCAACCTGCACCTGCGCCTCGCCCTGGCCGGCGGGCCGATGTTCGAGCCGGCGGACCGCCGCGGCCTGACCAACCTCCTGTCCACGCTCCTGGCCAAGGACACGACGAAGCGCTCCGCCGAGGAAGTGGCCCGCGCCATCGAGGCAGTGGGCGGAGCGTTCGAGGATTTCTCCGGCAACAACAGCTATGGGCTCATGGCCGAGGTGCTGCCCGGCGACGCGGATCTGGCACTGGAACTGATCAGCGACGCCGTGCTGCGGCCGGCCTTCAAGCCGGCGCGACTCGAAGTCGAGCGCGAGTCGGCCCTGGCGGCGCTCAAGGAAGGACTCGACGACGTGGTCACCGTCGGCCGGAAGGCGATGCGGGCCAAATTCTTCGGTGCGCACCCCTTTGCCATCGAGAGCGGCGGGGACGAGGCCGGGCTGAAGGCCATCACGGTCGCCGACCTGCGCGCTCTGCACCGGCGGCAGCTCGTAAGCGGCAACGCCGTGCTGGCGGTGGCGGGCGATTTCGACGCGAAGAAACTCGTGCCCAAGCTGAAGGCGTTCCTTGCCCAGCTGCCCAAGGGCGCCGCGGCGAAGGCGACGGCTGCGCTGAAGGTCAAGGCGGGCGACTTCACCGAGACCCAGCCGCGCCAGCAGGCGATCGTCTTCCAGGCGTTCCCCGGACCGGGCCTGCACGCGCCGGACTACACCGTGAGCGAGGTGATGGACGAGCTGTTCAGCGGCATGTCGTCGCACCTGTTCGAGCGCGTGCGCGAGGAGAAGAGCCTGGCGTATTTCGTCCGCTCCAGCCGCATCGTGGGCCTGGAGACCGGCATGTTCTACTTCTATGCCGGCACGAGTCCGCAGCGCTACGGCGAGGTCGTCGAGGAACTGAACCTCGAGATCACCCGCGTGCAGGGCGGCGGCGTGACCCCGGAGGAACTTGCGCGCTGCCAGACCCGGCTCAAGGCCGGCAAGCGCATGGGCCTGCAGACCAATTCGTCGCGCGCCATGCAGTCCGCGCTGAATGCGGTTTACGGCCTCCCCGTCAACGACTGGCGGACCTACGATACCCGGATCGATGCCGTCACACTGGCCGACGTGCAGGCGTTTGCCCGGCGGTATTTCAAGTCCGGCAGCCGCGTGCAGCTGGTGGTGAAGCCCTGAGGCGGGATCAGGCATTGAGGTGGAGCGCTCTGACCCCAGCGCGCTTGCGCCCGCCGCCGCCAATCAGCGCACGGGGGTCAGTGCACTCCACCTAGGAGTGCAGGCTTAGTCAGAGAAATTTAGGCGCCTGTTTTTAGGCGCAGGCGAATCTTTGTCGCCCTGACCACGGGTGGTAGGCTGGCGCTCCCATGAAAGCATTACGCTCAATTCTACGGATCGCGCCGGGTCTGCTGGCGCTTTTGTTTGCAGTGAACCGCGCCACGGCCGCGGATGATGGTGCGGCCCCCAAGGAGAGGAAACCCTCCAAGGAAACGCTGGCGAAATACGACGCCAACCAGGATGGCGTGCTCGACAAGGCGGAGACCGCCGCCTGGAAGGCCGACATCGCCGCCAAGTCCAAGGCGACCAAGGAAGCCAACCTCGCCAAATACGACCTCAACAAGGACGGCAAGCTGGACGAGGCCGAGAAGGCCGCGATGAAGGCCGACGAGGAAACCGCCAAGGCGGTCAAGAAGGCGGAAAAGGACGCCAAGAAGGCCGAGAAAGATGCCAACAGCACCAAGTAAACGGCATCTTATCTCCGTGTCCCAACCCCGGCCGCAACGCCGGGGTTTTGTTTTGCAAATGGAACGCGGTCGCAACTGTAGCGGCGGTCTATGACCGCCGGATGATCGGACGGCGCTCATGGAGCGCCGCTACAGGTTCTGCTGGTTTATTTTTTCTCCAGCAAGCCGCCGCTCCACTTGAGTTTGGCGCGCATGACCTCGTAGTGCGAATAATCGCGCCGCTGGGCGAGGGCGAGGGTGCGGCTGTCCATGGCGATTTCCACCGGCGTGCCTTCGGTCACGACCATGTTGCGCTGGCCGTCCATGGCGACGAGCAGGCGCGAGCCCTCGGTGCGGTTGACCACGCGGAGCTTCACGTCGTTGCGAAAGATGATCGTGCGGTTGCTCAGCGTGTGCGGGCAGATCGGGGTCATCGCGATCACCTCGGCCTGCGGATGAATGATCGGGCCGCCGGCCGCGAGGTTGTAGGCCGTGGAGCCGGTGGGCGTGGAGAAGATGAGGCCGTCGCAGGTGTATTCGGTGACGAGCTTGTCGTTGGCGAAGACCTCGAGGCGGACGATGCGCGAGGGCTTGGCGTCCTTGACCAGCACGTCGTTCAGGGCGACGTCGGTGCGCCGCGGACCGGTCTTGCAGTCGAGCAGCGCGCGGCGGGCGATCCGGTAGTCGCCCTCGAGCAGGGCGGCGAATTGCGCGCGGGCCTCGTCGGCCGAGAAAGTGGTGAGGAAACCGAGGCTGCCCTGGTTGACACCGATGATGGGAATGTCCGCCTCGGCCGCCCCGCGCACGGCACCGAGCAGGGTGCCGTCGCCGCCGATGACACAGCAGGCGTCGCAGTCCTTGAAATAGCCGCGGGGCAGCTTGCGGTCGCCGGACAGCTTCACCTTTTTCGCGCCGCCCGCCTGGGCGATTCCCATCAGCTCCTGCGCCAGCTCGGCGGCACCGGGCTTTTCCGAGTTGTAGATGAAGGCCAGTTTGCGGAAGGGAGGCATGTGATTTCCCGCTGATTACGCGGATAAACGCAGATATTGGAATACCAATTTACTGTGGGGCGGGGTCACCGAACCCAGCCGCGAACATGATATCATTCCCGAACGAAGGCGGGATACGGTGTCCCGCTTTACAGCTTGTCCAGCCCGAGCAGGAATTCGCGGTTGCCGTCGGCCCCGTGCACGGGGCTTTCCATTTCACCGAGCACTTGCGCCCCGGCCAGCTCGCGCAGGGCGAAATCGCGCACCTCCGCCAGCACGCGGGCGCGCACGGCGTCGTCGCGGATGATGCCCTGGCCCTTGTCGACCTCGGTCTTGCCGGCCTCGAACTGGGGCTTCACCAAGGCGATGAGCATGCCGCCGGGGCGCAGGAACGGCCATACGGCGGGCAGGACGCTCTTCAGCGAGATGAAGGAGAGATCCATGACGAGGGCGTCATACGCGGCGCGGGGCAGGGCGCCGGGCGCGAGGTGCCGGGCGTTGGTCTTCTCGAGGTTGGTCACGCGCGGGTCGCGGCGGATCCGGTCGTGCAGCTGGCCGTGGCCGACGTCCACGCAGGTGACGGAGGCGGCGCCGGCCTGCAGGGCGCAATCGGTGAAGCCGCCGGTCGAGGCGCCGACGTCGAGCACGTGCGCGCCGGTCAGCTCGACCGGGAATTTTTCCAGGAAGGCGGCGAGTTTCTCGCCGCCGCGGCTGACAAAGCGTGGCGGCTGGTCGACGCTGAGCTCGAAGTCGGCCGGGTATTCCTTGCCGGGCTTGTCGAGTCGCTCGGTGCCGTGGCGGACGCGGCCGGTCATGATGAGGGCCTTGGCCTGGGCGCGGGACGGAGCGAGGCCGCGGGCCACGAGCAGTTCGTCGAGTCGTTGTTTGGCCGAAGGCACGTGATGAGCAAAGCCCACTTCCAGGCTTCGTCCACGCCATAAATGATTCCCCTTTTGGAGCGCGGGCGACCTCGCCCGCGACGACGTGGAAAACCACGGCGAGGTCGCCGTGGCTCCAAGCGATCAGAGCTTCTGCCGCGCCGGCGACCAGCACGTTGTGCGTCCGCCGACCTCCGCGCGGACCAGCGGTTTTTTCGTGCGCGGACACCGGCCGCCGTCCTCCCAGCGATGCCAGAAGAGCCAGGATTTCGGGATGTGGGCGTTGAGGTGCGGCGGCAGGTAGCGGCCGGTGCCGGCGATGGTGTCGAGCGCGAGCCGGCAGACCTTTTGACATTCGCGGTGCAGGGCGCGCACCTCGGCGGGCTTGAGCGATCCGGCCGGGCGCTGGGGATGGATGGCGGCGCGCCAAAGCACCTCGTCGGCCATCCAGTTGCCGATGCCCGGAAAACGTTCCTGCATGAGCAGGACGGCCTTGATCGGTGCGCGGCCGCGGCGTTCAAGAAAATGAGCCGCGACCTCGACGGTGAACTCCTTGGACAAAATCGCCGGGGCGATGCGCGTCCACCAGGCGGGCGGCTTGGGCCCGGTGGCGAAAAGCACGCCGCCGAACATGCGCGGGTCATTGAAGACCAGCTGGCGGTCCTTCTGCACCAGGATGAAGTGGTCGTGCCTGGCCGGCAGGTAGTCGGGCGCCTCGACGCGGAGCTCGCCGCTCATGCCCAGATGGAGGCCGAGCCAGCCGCCGCCGCTGAAACGGAAGAGCATCTGCTTGGCCGCCGTCTCGGAGCCGAGGAGGGTGGCGCCGGTGAGTTTCCTTTTGATCAGCGCAGGGCTGCTGCCGCGGAAGACCTTCTTCCCCTCGTGCAAGCGCACGGCGAGCACCTTGGCGCCGTGCCCGGCGCTCCAGCGCTTGCGGAAAAACTCAACTTCGGCCAGCTCGGGCATGGATTATCTCGGGTAAATTGGAAATGGAGCGCGGGCGACCTCGCCCGCGAACTGCCGCGAGGTCGCTGCAGCTCCAGAAGCTCAGGTGGGCACGTTATTGGATGCCGACGAGCCCCTTCACAGCGTCGAAGAGCTTTTTCGAATCGTAGCCCGTGCCGTCCTTGAAGACGATCTCGGTCTTGCGGATGTCGGAGATGGTTTTCGACGGGTCGCCGTTGACGACGATGAGGTCGGCGGCCTTGCCGGCCTCGATGCTGCCGGTCGAGGCGTCGATGCCGAGGAGTCTGGCGCCGTTGAACGTGGCGACCTGGATGGCCTCGACCGGAGTCAGGCCGGCCTCGACCAGCAGTTCGATGGCGCGCCAGTTGCCGTAGCCCGCCATGCAGCCACCGTAACCGGTCGGGTCGGTGCCGGCGACGAGCAGCCCGCCGGCCCGGAAGAATTTGGCCTCCAGCTTCATGTCCTTCGCGAACGCGGCCTTGGAGGTCGGATTGTTCTGGATGTTGATGGCCGACCAGCGGGTGAGATAGCTCTCGCGGAGCGGCGGGGCGAGGGTATCGAGCTCGGCCTGGCTGCAGACACGGCGGCCGGGCGTGAAGGTCTCGAAGATGGCGAGCGTGGAGGTGACGGCGACATGCTTGCTTAACAGCAGCTGGATGAGGTCCGTGACGGCCGGCGCGTCGGCGTCGAGGTTCTCCAGGCTGCGGTAATTGTAGACGGCGTTGGAGGGATCGCCTTCCTTGCGGTTGGGCACGAAGTCGGACATCGCCATGAAGCCGTGCTCGAGGTTGTCGATGCCGAGTCCGGCGGCCTCGCGGTAGCCGACCTTGCCAATGTGGCCGGTGACCTGCATTCCCCGCTTGTGCGCGGCGTCGATGGTCGCGGCCATGATGTCGTGTGGCAGGTTGATGTAGACCTTGACGGACGTGAAGCCCTCGTCGGCCCAGTAGTTCACCATGCGCACCGCGCTGGCGGCATCCTTGACGCCGTGCAGCTGCGCGATGCCCGTTTCCGGGCCGTCGAAGTAAGGTGCGGTCAAATGCAGCTTCGGGCCGGGCGTGGTGCCGGCGTCGATGTTGTCTTTCACCTGCAGATCGGTGTAGGGCTCGATGCTGCCGGTGGTGCGCGCCGAGGTAACGCCCGCGGCGAGGTAAAGCCGCGGGAAGGAGAATTCCATTTCGTTGATGTGCAGGGGCCCCCGGACAATGGAGGAATAGTAGAGATGCTCGTGCACCATCACGAGGCCGGGCAGCACCGTCTTGCCCGTGAGATCGAGCACGGTGGCGCCCGTGGGGATCTGTGCCGCGGCGTCGGGGGTGAGCGCGGCGATCCTGCCGTCGCGGAGGATCAGCGTCTGGTTTTCAATCGGGGCATGGCCGCGGCCGTCGATCACGCGGGCATGCGTCAGCGCGACGACCGGCGCGCGGACAGCGATCATGGGATCGGGTTGCTGGGCGGCGAGGTGGGCGGTGCCGAGCAGGCCGGCGGTGATCAACAGGGGAGGGAGTTTCATGGGGTTAGCGGATTTCCCAGACGTGGGGGTGTTTGGAGAGAGGCTGGGAACCGGTCGCGGTGACCCACACGACGTCCTCCCAACGACAGCCACCGAGGCCGGGGTAGTAAAGACCGGGCTCAACGGTCATCACCGAGCCTTTTTTCAGCGGATAGGCCACGGTGGGCGACATGCGGCCCGGGTCGTGCACGGCGAGGCCGAGGCCGTGGCCGGTGCCGTGGATGAAGCCGACCGCGCCATGCTTCGTGCGCTTGGTCTCGTAGCCGGCCGCGGCGAAGCACTCAGTGCACGCGGCATGCACGGCCCGGCCGTCCACGCCGGCCTTGATGGCCTTGGTCGCGCGCTGCTGCGCCTCGCGCACGGTGGCGACGAGGCGGCGCTGCACCTCGCGCGGCCGGCCCTTGAGGTAGGTGCGGGTCATGTCGCCGTGGTAGCCGGTTTTCAGGACGCGGGGGAAGATATCGATGATGATCAGTTCGTGCGGGCGGAGCGGGCCGGAGCCGCGCTCGTGCGGGTCGCAGGCCTGGTCGCCGCCGGCGACGATTGTGTCGCGCGGGTCGCCGCCCTGCTCGCGGATGGCGGTTTCCAGCTCGAAGCGCAGCACCTCCGAGGTGAGCACCTTGCCGCGGTGGACGAGGGTGCGGCCCTTGATCCGGGCGGTGTGCAGGATTTTCTCGGCGGCCGCGAAACCGAGCGAGCACAGCCTGTTGCCCTCGCGGATGCAGTCCGCCTCCCACTTGGATTTGATTTCGCGCTCCGGGAACAGCAGGCCGTCGGGGAAGACGAACTTCAGGCCCAGTTTGGTCAGCCGGAGATAAAGGGCCGCCGGAAAGTTGGCCGGCACCCGGAAGGTGCGGAGGCCGTAATGCCGGGCGACGCTGGCGATAACCTCGGGCACGGCGGCCTTCGGGCCGAAGCGTTGCCGGGCGCGGGCCTGCCACTCCTCGAGCGGCAGGACGACATCGAAACCGCCGGTCTTTTTGACCCGGCCGAACTCAAGGGCGCTCTGCAGGGTGATCTTTTTGCGACCGGCACCGAAGGCGATGAACGGGTCGTGCACCTCGACGCGGCCGAAATAGAGCAGATCGGCGCTGCTGGCGGTGTCGGCGTAGAGGAGCGGGGGCGGGGAGGAACGGGACATGGGAGGGGAAGGTGAGGGGGAGGGGACCCGCCGTCGCCCGGTGGGCTATGGCGCGGCAAGGAGTGAAGGTGAAAGTGAGAGGAGCGCAATTTAGGATTTACGCTGGGCGTTCCCTGACTGGGAATGGAGCCACATGTTTTCCCGCCGTTTCCTGCCCTTCCTCGCCGTGTTCGCCCTGCTCAGCGCCTGCGGCGGTTCCGATGCCGCCAAGAACGCGGTGCCGAAGACCGTCGACGACCGCTTCGCCATCAAGATCGGCGACCGCACCGTGCAGATGCAGATTGCGGCGCTGCCACCGGAACAGCAGAAGGGGCTCATGTTCCGGACGGCGATGGGCGAGGACGAGGGCATGCTGTTCGTGTTCGCCGGCCCGCAGCAGCAGGGTTTCTGGATGCGGAACACCATCCTGCCGCTCGATATCGGCTACATCGATCCGACCGGCGAGCTGAAGGAAATCTACCCGATGTATCCGCACGACGAGCGGCCGGTGGGCTCGCGCAGTCGCAACATCCAGTTTTGCCTCGAGATGAACCAGGGCTGGTTTGCCCGCAGCGGCGTGAAGCCCGGCGCGATGCTCGACCTGAAGGCGGTGGCCGAGGCGTTGAAGGCCCGCGGGCTCAAGCCCGAGGCGGCGGGGCTGCGCTAGGATTTCGGATTGGTCGCGAGCCAAAGGTGGAACCCGGCCTCCGGACGGGTTTTCAGGATGCGCGCCAAACAAACCCGTCCGGAGGCCGGGTTCCACCGCAAGCAAGAGACTCCTTAGGCGTCCTTTCGGCGGCGGTCGACCTTCTCCATCTTGAACTCGTCCTTCGGGAGGACGTTGTCAGTGACGACGACGGCGACGGGCAGCTTGGTCTTCACCCAGAGCTCGGACTCGCGGAAGTATTTCGCGCTGGCGCTCTCGAGCGCCTCGCCGACGGACTTCACCGGCAGCAGGCGGCCTTTCTTGGAGGCGTTAAAATCGTAGGCGCCTTTGAAGACGCGGTCGGTGGTCGAGTAGGGGCTGGCGTCCTCGGCGATCTGCACGACCCAGCCCGTGAGGTCCTTCTTCGGCAGCTTGCCCTCCATGTCGGAGAGCAGGATGACGAACTGCTTCTTGGGCGCGGGCGGCTTGATGTCCTCGTCCGCGGCGGGCGAGGTGATCTCGTTCATCTCCTCCACGATCTCGCGGAGGATGGAGGGGTCGAGCTTGTGCTTTTTGAGGATCTCGGCGACCTGACTGACTTCGATTTTGGCCATGGGAAAAGAGGAGAGAGACCACGGATTACACGGATGAGCACGGATGAGAAGGAGAAAGAACGGATTTTATGTGGAACTCAGGAAATCAGGAACAAGCAGGCGAAAATGGTGGGCATTTCCAGCTTTCCTGATTTCCACATTTTCAACAGGAATTCCCATGGCGCAGAATCTCGACGAACTCTTCGACGTGGTGGACGAGCAGGACCGGGTGACCGGCCAGCTGGCCCGCCGCGAGGTGCACCGGCGCAAGCTCCGGCACCGGGCCGTGCACCTGCTGGTCGCCAACCGCGCCGGCCAGGTGTTCCTGCACAAGCGCTCGATGCAGAAGGATCTTTTCCCCGGCGTGTGGGATTCGTCGGCCGCCGGACACGTCGGTGCCGGCGAGGACTACGACGCGACGGCCGTGCGCGAGCTGGAAGAGGAGATCGGCTGCCGGCCGGCGAAACCGCCGCAACGCCTGTTCAAGATCGAGGCGCGCGAGGAGACCGGCCAGGAATTCGTCTGGGTCTACCGCGTGGAGGCCGAAGGACCGTTCGTCCTGCAGGCCGATGAGATCGAGCGCGGCGACTGGTTCACCGTGGTGCAGATCGACCGCTGGCTGGTGGATCGGCCACAGGAACTGGCGCCGGCCTTTGCGTTCATCTGGGCGCGGGCGCGGGAGCATTTCGTGCCCAAGCCCAAGGCAGTTTAGCCACAAGAAGGCACAAAGAAGTCCGGCGGCAAAGATGCTCACAAGGCGCCTATAGGCGCGCGCAATTGCCGCAGGCAGGTGGAATTATCTTTGCGCCTTTTTGCGGCCAAAATCGGGGCGTAAAGCCCCTCCTACAGTCCAGGCAGCGCCTACGTCGGCCGCTGGCCCTTGAGCAGGTTGAATTCCTTCGTACTCATGAGGCGGCGAGGCAGGCGGCGCTCGGCCTCGCTAACCAGCCGGTCCCACTGTTCGTCGGTGGGAGCAAAGTCTTCCCACGAGGAATTGTGGCCGGTCTTGCGGCTGAACACGACGTGGCCGCCGTGAAAACGGGCATTGATCTGCCATTTCACGCCGTCCTCGTCCTTGTCCCACCAGCCGAATTCCATGCCCATGGCGGGAGGGGAAAGTGACAAGGGGCAAGTGGCAAGTGACAAGTGCCAGGCCTGTCGGCGACGACCGGAAGGCTAAGGCGTAATGGCACAGTGCCGGTCCGGGGCCGGCCGCCCAAAGACGACCGGGTCATGCTCAGTCCCGGCAGACGGCAAAGGCCTCAGTCCGGGATCCTGCCCGATTGTTGCAACCGGCGCGGCCCTTCCGGTGTGATCCGGGGGTGCCCTCCTTGTTTTCCCTGACCGATTTCCGCCAGACCCTGCGCCGCCTCGGCCGTGAGCGCGGCTTCACCGCGACCGTCCTCCTGACCCTCGGCCTCTGTATCGGAGCCAACGTGGCGATCTTCGCCGTGGTCGATGCCATTCTCGTGCGTTCGCTGCCGTTTCCGCACGCCGAGCAGCTGGTCACCGCCATCAACAGCTAT
Proteins encoded in this region:
- a CDS encoding Minf_1886 family protein; the encoded protein is MQDLEFSEIVGLICKEDSRFDRKAYNFVRQALDHTVKETKRKNPERTGKSQHVTGAELLEGIRAYALEQYGPLTKTVLTTWGIRRCSDFGDIVFNLIEYNVFSKTETDRREDFADIYDFDEAFVKPFQPAASRRTRGHSGAA
- a CDS encoding pitrilysin family protein, which encodes MSARPRDLALLESLWREPVERYTLLNGLTVLLRHDTAAPVSSVQVWVKTGSTHEGAHLGAGLSHYLEHMLFKGTERRAGREISATVQAHGGYINAYTTFDRTVYYIDVPSIHTAVAIDLLADATLHSLLPAEEVTKEKDVILREIDMCLDDPDQRLSQALFETAFRTHPYRQPIIGHRDVFAANTREDLLAYYRARYVPNNLVVVIAGAFDPVATRAAIAEHFGKAPRVRLAPVLVPDEPVQLSRRDQHLSEDVQVSRAGLGWQIPGLTHPDAPALDMLAMVLGHGDSSLLWQAIREKARLVHSIDAMAWSPGTSGLFYISFLADPDKRVAAESAILAELARIGQKGISPKALAKAVRQAVTSEINMRKTMSGQASRLGAGEVVVGDINYARTYFERLFALTPAGLKKVMHTYLVPEKLTVVSSNPAGAAAAPVLRGLGEGGSSLDFEELTLPNGARLLLQPNKHLPNLHLRLALAGGPMFEPADRRGLTNLLSTLLAKDTTKRSAEEVARAIEAVGGAFEDFSGNNSYGLMAEVLPGDADLALELISDAVLRPAFKPARLEVERESALAALKEGLDDVVTVGRKAMRAKFFGAHPFAIESGGDEAGLKAITVADLRALHRRQLVSGNAVLAVAGDFDAKKLVPKLKAFLAQLPKGAAAKATAALKVKAGDFTETQPRQQAIVFQAFPGPGLHAPDYTVSEVMDELFSGMSSHLFERVREEKSLAYFVRSSRIVGLETGMFYFYAGTSPQRYGEVVEELNLEITRVQGGGVTPEELARCQTRLKAGKRMGLQTNSSRAMQSALNAVYGLPVNDWRTYDTRIDAVTLADVQAFARRYFKSGSRVQLVVKP
- a CDS encoding NAD(+)/NADH kinase, with translation MPPFRKLAFIYNSEKPGAAELAQELMGIAQAGGAKKVKLSGDRKLPRGYFKDCDACCVIGGDGTLLGAVRGAAEADIPIIGVNQGSLGFLTTFSADEARAQFAALLEGDYRIARRALLDCKTGPRRTDVALNDVLVKDAKPSRIVRLEVFANDKLVTEYTCDGLIFSTPTGSTAYNLAAGGPIIHPQAEVIAMTPICPHTLSNRTIIFRNDVKLRVVNRTEGSRLLVAMDGQRNMVVTEGTPVEIAMDSRTLALAQRRDYSHYEVMRAKLKWSGGLLEKK
- a CDS encoding TlyA family RNA methyltransferase, with translation MPSAKQRLDELLVARGLAPSRAQAKALIMTGRVRHGTERLDKPGKEYPADFELSVDQPPRFVSRGGEKLAAFLEKFPVELTGAHVLDVGASTGGFTDCALQAGAASVTCVDVGHGQLHDRIRRDPRVTNLEKTNARHLAPGALPRAAYDALVMDLSFISLKSVLPAVWPFLRPGGMLIALVKPQFEAGKTEVDKGQGIIRDDAVRARVLAEVRDFALRELAGAQVLGEMESPVHGADGNREFLLGLDKL
- a CDS encoding DNA-formamidopyrimidine glycosylase family protein; this encodes MPELAEVEFFRKRWSAGHGAKVLAVRLHEGKKVFRGSSPALIKRKLTGATLLGSETAAKQMLFRFSGGGWLGLHLGMSGELRVEAPDYLPARHDHFILVQKDRQLVFNDPRMFGGVLFATGPKPPAWWTRIAPAILSKEFTVEVAAHFLERRGRAPIKAVLLMQERFPGIGNWMADEVLWRAAIHPQRPAGSLKPAEVRALHRECQKVCRLALDTIAGTGRYLPPHLNAHIPKSWLFWHRWEDGGRCPRTKKPLVRAEVGGRTTCWSPARQKL
- a CDS encoding amidohydrolase family protein, with amino-acid sequence MKLPPLLITAGLLGTAHLAAQQPDPMIAVRAPVVALTHARVIDGRGHAPIENQTLILRDGRIAALTPDAAAQIPTGATVLDLTGKTVLPGLVMVHEHLYYSSIVRGPLHINEMEFSFPRLYLAAGVTSARTTGSIEPYTDLQVKDNIDAGTTPGPKLHLTAPYFDGPETGIAQLHGVKDAASAVRMVNYWADEGFTSVKVYINLPHDIMAATIDAAHKRGMQVTGHIGKVGYREAAGLGIDNLEHGFMAMSDFVPNRKEGDPSNAVYNYRSLENLDADAPAVTDLIQLLLSKHVAVTSTLAIFETFTPGRRVCSQAELDTLAPPLRESYLTRWSAINIQNNPTSKAAFAKDMKLEAKFFRAGGLLVAGTDPTGYGGCMAGYGNWRAIELLVEAGLTPVEAIQVATFNGARLLGIDASTGSIEAGKAADLIVVNGDPSKTISDIRKTEIVFKDGTGYDSKKLFDAVKGLVGIQ
- a CDS encoding M24 family metallopeptidase, whose translation is MSRSSPPPLLYADTASSADLLYFGRVEVHDPFIAFGAGRKKITLQSALEFGRVKKTGGFDVVLPLEEWQARARQRFGPKAAVPEVIASVARHYGLRTFRVPANFPAALYLRLTKLGLKFVFPDGLLFPEREIKSKWEADCIREGNRLCSLGFAAAEKILHTARIKGRTLVHRGKVLTSEVLRFELETAIREQGGDPRDTIVAGGDQACDPHERGSGPLRPHELIIIDIFPRVLKTGYHGDMTRTYLKGRPREVQRRLVATVREAQQRATKAIKAGVDGRAVHAACTECFAAAGYETKRTKHGAVGFIHGTGHGLGLAVHDPGRMSPTVAYPLKKGSVMTVEPGLYYPGLGGCRWEDVVWVTATGSQPLSKHPHVWEIR
- a CDS encoding DUF192 domain-containing protein, which gives rise to MFSRRFLPFLAVFALLSACGGSDAAKNAVPKTVDDRFAIKIGDRTVQMQIAALPPEQQKGLMFRTAMGEDEGMLFVFAGPQQQGFWMRNTILPLDIGYIDPTGELKEIYPMYPHDERPVGSRSRNIQFCLEMNQGWFARSGVKPGAMLDLKAVAEALKARGLKPEAAGLR
- a CDS encoding NUDIX domain-containing protein; amino-acid sequence: MAQNLDELFDVVDEQDRVTGQLARREVHRRKLRHRAVHLLVANRAGQVFLHKRSMQKDLFPGVWDSSAAGHVGAGEDYDATAVRELEEEIGCRPAKPPQRLFKIEAREETGQEFVWVYRVEAEGPFVLQADEIERGDWFTVVQIDRWLVDRPQELAPAFAFIWARAREHFVPKPKAV